The following proteins are co-located in the Neodiprion virginianus isolate iyNeoVirg1 chromosome 6, iyNeoVirg1.1, whole genome shotgun sequence genome:
- the LOC124307503 gene encoding mitochondrial ribonuclease P catalytic subunit isoform X1, whose translation MNMFPSFLHSRKLIQYKNNLFKKWAMYWKIFYTDYANVGIRTYQDCVANPLRSGLTLTTAWGVYYIKSHNPDKLSYLSAIINANNYFTLISSSVRNPSTSEYLRMINNSLSQGIVRYFSCGFFSIAWIDEYDDIVSVYKRQCRYLTISWMALPDTIMAFHKISVGTIMTLSRLLSTLGRKANNAGISKFENLAVLQKLKGQTSLSSDQWTNLRKEIMETDMPSAANAVDTTILQFCSHTENFELGKSCMKYLRENNYELNPALVGVYFKLLYRNKDTLTEDEKQEILSIYNDLRLKYPLLDATTAEYCVMVISLTEKWLDVIELLEMIKISCNAASRAYNAAISAAFNNGDSELGWKLLHDMVKIKRVPSSDAYIAYLNYCLQNFEKPQDRVQEIEKLFNFFTQYCLSPNEDVVNQIATIFTKLGWVANTGTVDLSGTCCTCNHTLSPPSITDEEFSHLSKTVLEKGLVGQDAYKKSSPAEVRKLINFVNKTQPYDIVIDGLNVAYTNNKNMAGPRNLASLVRSCLDKNQIVLVLGRKHMLKWQREHITYIKNNSFLFLTDNLSSDDPFLLYATLVSGPKTNFVSSDLMRQHKFLMGDPMLEKIFKLWQMSHQCFVKFNKSGKLTFISPLKFSPTAQKGKRCWHIPYGCETDSLRESFEPPTAWLCLVEPKSFCK comes from the exons ATGAATATGTTCCCATCTTTTCTTCACAGTAGAAAGTTGattcaatataaaaataatcttttCAAGAAATGGGCAAtgtattggaaaattttttatactgaTTACGCAAATGTTGGAATAAGAACGTATCAAGACTGTGTTGCCAATCCATTAAGATCCGGTCTAACTTTGACTACAGCATGGGGCGTTTATTATATCAAATCTCACAACCCGGACAAACTGAGTTATCTTAGCGCTATTATTAACGCAAATAACTATTTTACCCTCATATCAAGTTCAGTTAGAAACCCTTCCACTTCAGAATATTTGAGAATGATCAACAATTCATTGTCTCAAGGAATCGTTCGCTATTTTAGCTgtggatttttttccatcgcaTGGATAGACGAATATGATGATATTGTTTCGGTATATAAACGGCAGTGTCGTTATTTAACGATTAGCTGGATGGCATTACCCG ACACAATTATGgcatttcataaaatttctgtTGGTACAATCATGACCCTCTCGAGGCTTTTGAGCACTTTGGGACGTAAGGCAAACAATGCAGgtatttcaaagtttgaaaaccTAGCAGTCCTCCAAAAACTAAAAGGCCAGACAAGTCTAAGCAGTGATCAATGGACGAACTTAAGGAAAGAAATTATGGAGACTGATATGCCAAGTGCGGCAAATGCTGTAGATACTACGATACTTCAATTTTGTTCACACacggaaaattttgaacttgGCAAATCGTGTATGAAATACttgagagaaaataattacgaatTAAATCCGGCACTAGTTggagtgtattttaaattattataccgaAATAAAGATACTCTCACTGAGGATGAAAAGCAAGAGATTCTAAGCATCTATAATGATCTGCGGCTCAAATATCCACTTCTTGACGCAACGACAGCGGAGTATTGTGTCATGGTTATTTCTCTTACAGAAAAGTGGCTAGATGTAATAGAATTATtggaaatgataaaaatatcttGTAATGCCGCTTCACGTGCTTACAACGCTGCAATCTCTGCTGCATTTAATAATGGAGACAGTGAATTGGGCTGGAAACTTCTTCATGATATGGTAAAGATAAAGAGAGTACCATCTTCAGATGCATACATAGcatatttaaattattgtctgcagaattttgaaaaacctcAAGATCGCGTCCAAGAAATAGAAAAgctctttaatttttttacacaatattgcTTAAGCCCCAATGAAGATGTCGTCAATCAAATTGCAACTATTTTTACCAAGTTGGGATGGGTAGCAAATACTGGCACGGTAGATCTTTC AGGTACATGCTGTACCTGCAATCACACACTTTCACCGCCGTCAATAACAGATGAAGAATTTTCCCATTTATCGAAGACGGTACTTGAAAAGGGCCTTGTTGGGCAAGATGCTTACAAAAAGTCATCCCCAGCCGAGGTCcgaaaattgatcaatttcgtgAATAAAACCCAACCATACGACATTGTAATCGATGGGCTCAATGTTGCGTAcacaaacaataaaaatatggcTGGCCCTAGAAAT CTAGCTTCTCTGGTCAGATCTTGTcttgataaaaatcaaattgtcCTAGTACTTGGCCGAAAACATATGTTAAAATGGCAACGAGAACATATCACTTACATCAAGAATAATTCTTTCCTGTTTCTTACTGATAATCT ATCATCGGATGACCCCTTTCTTCTATATGCCACACTGGTAAGTGGACCAAAGACGAATTTTGTTTCCTCCGATCTAATGCGACAGCATAAATTTCTTATGGGTGATCCGAtgttggagaaaattttcaaactttggcAAATGTCTCACCAATGTTTCGTAAAGTTTAATAAAAGTGGCAAACTGACATTCATAAGCCCCTTGAAATTCTCGCCCACTGCTCAAAAAGGCAAGCGTTGCTGGCACATTCCTTACGGGTGCGAAACTGACTCGTTAAGGGAATCATTCGAACCACCCACAGCTTGGTTGTGCTTAGTTGAGCCAAAATCTTTCTGTAAATAG
- the LOC124307505 gene encoding leucine-rich repeat-containing protein 58 encodes MDNYTSDSSDSDNPTKTLDFSYLSLDSDAVKERLGSIKDPESVETILLHQNQLNHAPGNITKFTNLHLLDLSNCGLSELPDFLSDCPLTTLVAKNNNLSNDSLPKTFEAFSTLRELNLSGNRLTEFPEQVLQLTALRYLYLGGNGISRITKDIWKLQRLQILSMGGNSLTDVPSTLGQLTTLHALILCDNMLESLPGSIANLKNLKSLLLHKNRLKTLPTEIITLSCLTELSLRDNPLVVRFVSDMTHDPPSLLELAARVIKINNIHYGKEDLPKNLTDYLNSGHCCVNPNCKGVFFNNRIEHIKFVDFCGKYRVPLLQYLCSSKCIDPRSNDDNIDSNGVMMRKVLLG; translated from the exons ATGGACAATTACACGTCGGACTCAAGTGATTCGGATAATCCAACGAAAACTTTGGATTTCTCGTATCTTTCGTTGGACTCGGATGCTGTGAAGGAACGTTTGGGATCTATAAAAGATCCTGAGAGTGTCGAGACAATATTACTACATCAGAATCAATTGAATCACGCACCGGGTAACATAACAAAATTCACCAATTTACACCTGCTCGACTTGTCGAATTGTGGACTTTCCGAACTGCCAGATTTTTTAAGCGATTGCCCGCTTACCACGTTGGTTGCGAAAAATAACAACCTGTCCAATGACTCCTTGCCGAAAACATTTGAGGCTTTTTCAACACTGAGGGAACTCAACCTGAGTGGCAATCGATTGACCGAATTTCCCGAACAAGTCTTACAACTGACAGCACTCCGATATCTCTACCTTGGAGGCAACGGTATATCGAGGATCACAAAAGATATATGGAAATTGCAACG ATTGCAAATTCTATCGATGGGAGGAAATAGTTTAACCGATGTTCCATCAACGCTCGGTCAACTCACAACTTTGCACGCACTGATTCTATGCGATAACATGCTCGAGAGTTTACCCGGATCGATTGCTAATTTGAAGAACTTGAAATCGTTGTTATTGCACAAAAACAGGCTCAAGACATTACCTACTGAAATAATAACACTAAGCTGCCTTACAGAG tTGTCATTGCGTGACAATCCTTTGGTGGTTCGATTTGTGTCTGACATGACTCATGATCCTCCGTCATTATTGGAACTGGCGGCACgtgttattaaaattaataatattcacTACGGCAAAGAGGATTTGCCGAAAAATTTAACCGATTACCTAAACAGCGGCCATTGCTGCGTTAATCCAAATTGCAAAG gtgtattttttaacaacagAATTGAACACATCAAGTTCGTCGACTTTTGTGGAAAATATCGGGTCCCGTTACTACAATACTTATGCAGCAGCAAGTGCATTGATCCAAGATCAAACGATGATAACATAGATAGCAACGGAGTAATGATGCGGAAGGTTCTCTTGGGATGA
- the LOC124307503 gene encoding mitochondrial ribonuclease P catalytic subunit isoform X2 has protein sequence MAFHKISVGTIMTLSRLLSTLGRKANNAGISKFENLAVLQKLKGQTSLSSDQWTNLRKEIMETDMPSAANAVDTTILQFCSHTENFELGKSCMKYLRENNYELNPALVGVYFKLLYRNKDTLTEDEKQEILSIYNDLRLKYPLLDATTAEYCVMVISLTEKWLDVIELLEMIKISCNAASRAYNAAISAAFNNGDSELGWKLLHDMVKIKRVPSSDAYIAYLNYCLQNFEKPQDRVQEIEKLFNFFTQYCLSPNEDVVNQIATIFTKLGWVANTGTVDLSGTCCTCNHTLSPPSITDEEFSHLSKTVLEKGLVGQDAYKKSSPAEVRKLINFVNKTQPYDIVIDGLNVAYTNNKNMAGPRNLASLVRSCLDKNQIVLVLGRKHMLKWQREHITYIKNNSFLFLTDNLSSDDPFLLYATLVSGPKTNFVSSDLMRQHKFLMGDPMLEKIFKLWQMSHQCFVKFNKSGKLTFISPLKFSPTAQKGKRCWHIPYGCETDSLRESFEPPTAWLCLVEPKSFCK, from the exons ATGgcatttcataaaatttctgtTGGTACAATCATGACCCTCTCGAGGCTTTTGAGCACTTTGGGACGTAAGGCAAACAATGCAGgtatttcaaagtttgaaaaccTAGCAGTCCTCCAAAAACTAAAAGGCCAGACAAGTCTAAGCAGTGATCAATGGACGAACTTAAGGAAAGAAATTATGGAGACTGATATGCCAAGTGCGGCAAATGCTGTAGATACTACGATACTTCAATTTTGTTCACACacggaaaattttgaacttgGCAAATCGTGTATGAAATACttgagagaaaataattacgaatTAAATCCGGCACTAGTTggagtgtattttaaattattataccgaAATAAAGATACTCTCACTGAGGATGAAAAGCAAGAGATTCTAAGCATCTATAATGATCTGCGGCTCAAATATCCACTTCTTGACGCAACGACAGCGGAGTATTGTGTCATGGTTATTTCTCTTACAGAAAAGTGGCTAGATGTAATAGAATTATtggaaatgataaaaatatcttGTAATGCCGCTTCACGTGCTTACAACGCTGCAATCTCTGCTGCATTTAATAATGGAGACAGTGAATTGGGCTGGAAACTTCTTCATGATATGGTAAAGATAAAGAGAGTACCATCTTCAGATGCATACATAGcatatttaaattattgtctgcagaattttgaaaaacctcAAGATCGCGTCCAAGAAATAGAAAAgctctttaatttttttacacaatattgcTTAAGCCCCAATGAAGATGTCGTCAATCAAATTGCAACTATTTTTACCAAGTTGGGATGGGTAGCAAATACTGGCACGGTAGATCTTTC AGGTACATGCTGTACCTGCAATCACACACTTTCACCGCCGTCAATAACAGATGAAGAATTTTCCCATTTATCGAAGACGGTACTTGAAAAGGGCCTTGTTGGGCAAGATGCTTACAAAAAGTCATCCCCAGCCGAGGTCcgaaaattgatcaatttcgtgAATAAAACCCAACCATACGACATTGTAATCGATGGGCTCAATGTTGCGTAcacaaacaataaaaatatggcTGGCCCTAGAAAT CTAGCTTCTCTGGTCAGATCTTGTcttgataaaaatcaaattgtcCTAGTACTTGGCCGAAAACATATGTTAAAATGGCAACGAGAACATATCACTTACATCAAGAATAATTCTTTCCTGTTTCTTACTGATAATCT ATCATCGGATGACCCCTTTCTTCTATATGCCACACTGGTAAGTGGACCAAAGACGAATTTTGTTTCCTCCGATCTAATGCGACAGCATAAATTTCTTATGGGTGATCCGAtgttggagaaaattttcaaactttggcAAATGTCTCACCAATGTTTCGTAAAGTTTAATAAAAGTGGCAAACTGACATTCATAAGCCCCTTGAAATTCTCGCCCACTGCTCAAAAAGGCAAGCGTTGCTGGCACATTCCTTACGGGTGCGAAACTGACTCGTTAAGGGAATCATTCGAACCACCCACAGCTTGGTTGTGCTTAGTTGAGCCAAAATCTTTCTGTAAATAG